The stretch of DNA GCTTGCCTTTTTTCTGGCTCCTTGCAACATGACATCGTCACTAGTCCTTTCACCTGAGCCATGAAACCAAACTGTTAGTAATGTACCTTCTGATGTTTCCACGATGCTTGAGCCATGGTTGTGTTTATCGTTTGGAGGAAAAATATTCTCTTTTTGGAAGAAAGGTTCAGACAAAAATGAACTTAATAAAATAATAACACTTAACATAATAGTATCCTTTCTTTATTTTTATACTTTTATGTATATAGATTTGATTTCCAACATTTTAGCTACAATAAAGCATAACAATAGTATACCTATTGAGGCAATATATGGGGTCATTGAGTAATTATAGAGATATTCTGGAAGTATAAGTCTCAGGATAACTATTAGAATAGCTTGAAGGAAGTATAGAACTAAGGAGTTTTTACCCATAGTTGTGAAAGGTTTAACAATTATATTTATTTTTTCATTGATTAGATAGAATGTACAAAGGGATGTGGAGCACAAACCAGCAAAGAAAAGGGAATAAGATGCAGTCATCCCTTTTTGAGTGAAAGGTAGAGAAGACATTGGTAATATGGATATGGGATGAGCAAGAATCCAGCCGAAAAGAGTAAGTATAATACCACCTAATAACCAATACGAAAACGTTTTAGGAAAAACATTTTTATTTTTCTCAAAATGTATTGCACATACAGAACCCCAAGCTAAAATAAAAACCCAACTAAGAGGTCCTAAAGGTCCACCATCGATTGAATTTGCCATAAGCCAATTACCGTAGTGCGTAAGAGAAAATAGTAACTGGTATATGAGTAAATATAAGAAGCCTGCAGATAGTATAAACGTAGATGAAGTGCCAATAAAAGGATAAATTAATAGCCCTGCGATTCCAATGTCAGTTAAAGCATCCCAAACGGAAACATAGAAGTCAAAATGTCCATAAATAAAGCCAAGAAATGTTATAATTACATACCTTTTTATTATTTTTTTATGTAATTCA from Candidatus Hydrogenedens sp. encodes:
- a CDS encoding heparan-alpha-glucosaminide N-acetyltransferase domain-containing protein — encoded protein: MRWKFIDQFRGFAILSMIFVNVCNEFDTSFSWFRHHTYGATFADFVAPAFIFIVGFSYRLSYTKNAQHLKKSELHKKIIKRYVIITFLGFIYGHFDFYVSVWDALTDIGIAGLLIYPFIGTSSTFILSAGFLYLLIYQLLFSLTHYGNWLMANSIDGGPLGPLSWVFILAWGSVCAIHFEKNKNVFPKTFSYWLLGGIILTLFGWILAHPISILPMSSLPFTQKGMTASYSLFFAGLCSTSLCTFYLINEKINIIVKPFTTMGKNSLVLYFLQAILIVILRLILPEYLYNYSMTPYIASIGILLLCFIVAKMLEIKSIYIKV